The window ATTCCGGAAGGCGTTCAGGCGGCGCCGCCCGGCCTCTGGATTTCGACGATTATCATCGTCCTTTCCGGCATCACGATCCAGCTCGCGCTCACCGGAATCCGACGGGGACGCGCTCTCGACCTCAAGCTCGGACTTGCGGCGACGTTTTTGCTCGGACTTGCTTTTCTCGTCGCGCAGGCGCTCAACTGGTTGGGGCTGATAAGACTTGCGCTTTCTCCGGAAGTCGCGGCGATGTACCAGTTCACGTTTTTCTTTCTCACCGGTTTGCACGGTCTGCACGTGCTCGGC is drawn from bacterium and contains these coding sequences:
- a CDS encoding heme-copper oxidase subunit III — translated: MAATGMRFFIAALSILFAASLIGYLVVRGRSESWIPEGVQAAPPGLWISTIIIVLSGITIQLALTGIRRGRALDLKLGLAATFLLGLAFLVAQALNWLGLIRLALSPEVAAMYQFTFFFLTGLHGLHVLGGLIPLGMALSGALHGAYSAENHAGVHHVAIYWHFLGVVWLVMFVVMFLV